One stretch of Punica granatum isolate Tunisia-2019 unplaced genomic scaffold, ASM765513v2 Contig00650, whole genome shotgun sequence DNA includes these proteins:
- the LOC116191995 gene encoding auxin-responsive protein SAUR40-like, translating to MKNKPAGIVKLKTAVGKLNKISLLLGRKQESYDDFEDRFGDSQNVPEDVKEGHFAVIAVDGEQLKRFVVPLSCLTHPRFVRLLEQAAEEYGFDHGGALAIPCRLSELERILAEGVESGDSSDEAADWVGSSKTTVQMNELLVKAV from the coding sequence ATGAAGAACAAGCCAGCTGGCATTGTGAAGCTCAAGACCGCTGTCGGGAAGCTGAATAAGATCAGCCTGTTACTCGGCAGGAAGCAGGAGTCCTACGACGACTTCGAGGACAGGTTTGGAGACTCCCAGAATGTCCCGGAGGATGTCAAGGAAGGGCATTTTGCAGTAATTGCAGTGGACGGGGAGCAGCTAAAGAGGTTTGTGGTCCCACTCAGCTGCCTGACTCACCCCAGATTTGTTAGGCTTTTGGAGCAGGCTGCCGAGGAGTATGGGTTCGACCACGGGGGAGCACTGGCTATCCCGTGCAGGCTGAGCGAGCTCGAGAGAATACTCGCCGAGGGAGTGGAATCTGGAGACTCCAGTGATGAAGCTGCTGACTGGGTTGGTTCCAGTAAAACTACTGtgcaaatgaatgaattattAGTGAAGGCAGTATAG